Proteins encoded within one genomic window of Bradyrhizobium sp. CB1717:
- the hemB gene encoding porphobilinogen synthase, translated as MAIKYGRPIELREVSRRDGGAASPALDLTVRPRRNRKAEWARRMVRENVLTTDDLIWPLFLIDGNNKREQVASMPGVDRLSVDQAVREAERAMKLTIPCLALFPYTDPSLRDEEGSEATNPNNLVCQAVRAIKKEFPEIGILCDVALDPFTSHGHDGLISDGKILNDETVAVLVRQALVQAEAGCDIIAPSDMMDGRVAAIREGLDRAGLLDVQIMAYAAKYASAFYGPFRDAIGSAKTLTGDKRTYQMDSANTDEALREVELDIAEGADMVMVKPGMPYLDVVRRMKDTFAMPTFAYQVSGEYAMIAAAANNGWLDGERAMMESLLAFKRAGADGVLSYFAPKAAEKLRSQT; from the coding sequence ATGGCGATCAAATACGGACGTCCGATCGAATTGCGCGAGGTTTCGCGCCGGGATGGCGGAGCAGCCTCCCCTGCCCTCGATCTGACCGTCCGCCCGCGCCGCAACCGCAAGGCCGAATGGGCCCGGCGGATGGTGCGCGAGAACGTCCTCACCACCGACGATCTGATCTGGCCGCTGTTCCTGATCGACGGCAACAACAAGCGTGAGCAGGTCGCCTCGATGCCGGGCGTCGACCGGCTCAGCGTCGACCAGGCGGTGCGCGAGGCCGAGCGCGCGATGAAGCTGACCATCCCGTGCCTCGCACTGTTTCCCTACACCGACCCCTCCTTGCGGGACGAGGAAGGCTCGGAAGCAACCAATCCGAACAACCTGGTCTGCCAGGCCGTGCGCGCGATCAAGAAGGAGTTTCCGGAGATCGGCATCCTCTGCGACGTCGCGCTCGATCCCTTCACCAGCCACGGCCATGACGGCCTGATCTCCGACGGCAAGATTTTGAACGACGAGACGGTGGCCGTGCTCGTGCGTCAGGCCTTGGTGCAGGCCGAAGCCGGCTGCGACATCATCGCCCCCTCCGACATGATGGACGGCCGCGTCGCCGCGATCCGCGAGGGACTGGACCGCGCTGGCCTGCTCGACGTGCAGATCATGGCCTATGCGGCCAAATACGCCTCCGCCTTCTACGGTCCGTTCCGCGATGCGATCGGCTCGGCCAAGACGCTCACCGGCGACAAGCGCACCTACCAGATGGACAGCGCGAACACCGATGAAGCGCTGCGCGAGGTCGAGCTCGACATCGCCGAGGGCGCCGACATGGTGATGGTGAAGCCCGGCATGCCCTATCTCGACGTCGTCCGCCGCATGAAGGACACCTTTGCGATGCCGACCTTCGCCTACCAGGTCTCCGGCGAATACGCGATGATCGCAGCCGCCGCAAACAACGGCTGGCTCGACGGCGAGCGTGCGATGATGGAAAGCCTGCTCGCCTTCAAGCGCGCCGGCGCCGACGGCGTGCTGAGCTATTTTGCGCCGAAGGCGGCGGAGAAGCTGCGCAGCCAAACGTAA
- a CDS encoding MFS transporter, translated as MSQRQLPIILALGTTQTLAWASSYYLPALLADPMAHDLGISSNWIFGAFSASLVISAMLGPRIGRQIDLVGGRQVLSISNLTIAAGLVLLGFSHSVAVMAFAWLVLGIGMAMGLYDAAFAALGRIYGTEARGSITGITLMAGFASTVGWPLTAWGLSHIGWRETCFAWAAANILIGLPLNFFMLPAIKGAKQAAATAEKPHVPIDRTMILLAFVFAAAWTVTGAMAVHFPRILETMGATHIEAIAAGALIGPAQVAARILEASFLSRFHPLWSTRLACITQPVGAAVVAIFGAPAASAFALLYGSGNGILTIARGTLPLSIFGPKDFGYRLGIIGAPARMAQAVAPLVFGLLIDVMGAKVLIVSSALSLSALAALFLIRAGRRPD; from the coding sequence ATGAGCCAGCGCCAGCTTCCGATCATCCTGGCGCTCGGCACCACGCAGACACTGGCCTGGGCGTCCAGCTATTACCTGCCGGCGCTGCTCGCCGATCCCATGGCGCACGACCTCGGCATCTCCTCCAACTGGATCTTTGGCGCGTTCTCGGCCTCGCTGGTGATCTCGGCGATGCTCGGCCCGCGCATCGGGCGGCAGATCGATCTCGTCGGCGGACGGCAGGTGCTGTCGATCTCCAACCTGACGATTGCCGCCGGCCTCGTACTGCTCGGCTTCTCCCACTCCGTGGCAGTGATGGCGTTCGCCTGGCTCGTGCTCGGCATCGGCATGGCGATGGGGCTCTATGATGCCGCCTTCGCCGCGCTCGGCCGCATCTACGGCACCGAGGCGCGCGGCTCGATCACCGGCATCACGCTGATGGCGGGCTTTGCCTCCACCGTCGGCTGGCCGCTCACCGCCTGGGGCCTGTCGCATATCGGCTGGCGCGAGACCTGCTTTGCATGGGCGGCCGCCAACATCCTGATCGGCCTGCCGCTCAACTTCTTCATGCTTCCGGCGATCAAGGGGGCAAAGCAGGCGGCCGCGACCGCCGAGAAGCCGCACGTGCCGATCGATCGAACCATGATCCTGCTCGCCTTCGTCTTCGCCGCCGCATGGACCGTCACCGGTGCCATGGCCGTGCATTTCCCGCGCATCCTCGAGACGATGGGCGCCACCCACATCGAGGCGATCGCGGCCGGCGCGCTGATCGGCCCGGCCCAAGTCGCCGCGCGCATTCTCGAAGCAAGCTTTCTGAGCCGCTTCCATCCGCTGTGGTCGACGCGGCTGGCCTGCATCACCCAGCCGGTCGGCGCCGCCGTCGTTGCCATCTTCGGCGCTCCCGCCGCGAGCGCATTTGCACTGCTCTATGGTTCGGGCAACGGCATCCTGACCATTGCGCGGGGCACGTTGCCGCTATCGATCTTCGGCCCCAAGGATTTCGGCTACCGCCTCGGCATCATCGGCGCGCCGGCGCGGATGGCGCAGGCTGTGGCGCCGCTGGTGTTCGGCCTGCTCATCGACGTGATGGGCGCCAAGGTGCTGATCGTCTCCTCCGCGCTCAGCCTCTCGGCGCTGGCGGCGCTGTTCCTGATCCGCGCCGGGCGGCGGCCGGATTGA
- a CDS encoding RDD family protein, with the protein MSYDSGNSGAWRNDGGVQPHAYDPDLHRELFRGVATRRVFAFLIDMVVISVPVILGYIFIALFGVVTLGIGWALFWLAWPASVIWAIVYYGACIGGPSSATIGMRVMDLELRTWYGASGYFVLGATHAVLFWVTVSFLSPFVVLVGLFNGRRRLLHDFVLGTVVINNSVRAPVPRGARTY; encoded by the coding sequence ATGTCGTACGACTCGGGTAATTCAGGCGCCTGGCGCAACGACGGCGGGGTGCAACCGCACGCGTACGATCCCGATCTGCACCGGGAACTGTTCCGCGGCGTCGCGACGCGGCGGGTGTTCGCGTTCCTGATCGACATGGTCGTGATCTCCGTTCCCGTCATTCTCGGCTACATCTTCATCGCGCTGTTCGGAGTAGTCACGCTCGGCATCGGCTGGGCGCTGTTCTGGCTGGCCTGGCCGGCCTCCGTGATCTGGGCCATCGTTTATTACGGCGCCTGCATCGGCGGACCGTCCTCGGCAACGATCGGCATGAGGGTCATGGATCTGGAGCTGCGCACCTGGTACGGGGCATCAGGCTATTTCGTGCTCGGCGCCACCCATGCCGTGCTGTTCTGGGTGACGGTCTCGTTCCTGTCGCCCTTCGTGGTGCTGGTCGGGCTGTTCAACGGCCGCCGGCGCCTGCTGCACGATTTCGTGCTGGGAACGGTCGTGATCAACAATTCCGTCCGTGCCCCCGTGCCGCGAGGCGCAAGGACCTACTGA
- a CDS encoding DUF6163 family protein, with amino-acid sequence MSEISTRDAARDGASARDAARDNARESALSVAAISSERPESDDNVWTRRLVLFLRVMALLSILKGLYHWAQVTGFVGGEDEAFENQSMAWQAATVYFAVIELVAAVGLWLATPWGAVVWLTTVVSMAVIELMFPGIYGGSLVVVGVEVFMLAAYLALAWMAARERPP; translated from the coding sequence ATGTCCGAGATCTCCACCCGCGATGCGGCCCGCGACGGCGCCAGTGCCAGGGACGCTGCCCGAGACAATGCCAGAGAGAGCGCGCTCTCGGTGGCGGCGATCTCGTCGGAGCGGCCTGAGTCCGACGACAATGTCTGGACGCGGCGGCTCGTGCTGTTCCTGCGCGTGATGGCGCTGCTCTCGATCCTCAAGGGCCTCTATCACTGGGCGCAGGTGACCGGCTTCGTCGGCGGCGAGGACGAGGCGTTCGAGAACCAGTCGATGGCCTGGCAGGCCGCGACCGTCTACTTCGCGGTGATCGAGCTCGTCGCCGCCGTCGGCCTGTGGCTTGCCACGCCGTGGGGCGCGGTGGTGTGGCTGACGACCGTGGTGTCGATGGCGGTGATCGAGCTGATGTTCCCGGGGATCTACGGCGGCAGCCTGGTCGTGGTCGGCGTCGAGGTCTTCATGCTCGCAGCTTATCTCGCGCTCGCCTGGATGGCCGCGCGCGAACGGCCGCCGTAG
- the glyA gene encoding serine hydroxymethyltransferase: MTLAKTASAPDSFFTASLEQADPEIAAAIKGELGRQRHEVELIASENIVSRAVLEAQGSVMTNKYAEGYPGARYYGGCEWVDVAENLAIDRAKKLFGANFANVQPNSGSQMNQAVFLALLQPGDTFMGLDLAAGGHLTHGSPVNMSGKWFKAAHYTVRREDQIIDMDAVQKQAEEVKPKLIVAGGSAYSRAWDFKRFREIADSVGAYLLVDMAHFAGLVAGGVHASPVPYAHVTTTTTHKSLRGPRGGLMLWNDETLTKKLNSAIFPGLQGGPLMHVIAAKAVAFGEALRPDFKVYAKNVVENAKALAEAMKSHGFDIVSGGTDNHLMLVDLRPKGLKGNASEKALVRAAITCNKNGIPFDPESPFVTSGIRLGTPAATTRGFGVAEFQQVGGMIAEVLNAIAQSSDGKAPLVEAAIKERVKALTDRFPIYQ, from the coding sequence ATGACCCTCGCAAAGACCGCCTCCGCGCCCGATTCGTTTTTCACCGCCTCGCTCGAGCAGGCCGATCCGGAAATCGCAGCCGCCATCAAGGGCGAGCTCGGCCGGCAGCGCCATGAGGTCGAGCTGATCGCCTCCGAGAACATCGTCAGCCGAGCCGTGCTGGAAGCGCAGGGTTCGGTGATGACCAACAAGTATGCGGAGGGTTATCCGGGCGCGCGGTACTACGGCGGTTGTGAGTGGGTCGACGTCGCCGAGAACCTCGCGATCGATCGCGCCAAGAAGCTATTCGGCGCCAATTTCGCCAACGTGCAGCCGAACTCCGGCAGCCAGATGAACCAGGCGGTGTTCCTGGCGCTGCTGCAGCCCGGCGACACCTTCATGGGCCTCGACCTCGCGGCCGGCGGCCATCTCACCCACGGCTCGCCCGTCAACATGAGCGGCAAGTGGTTCAAGGCCGCGCACTACACCGTGCGCCGCGAGGACCAGATCATCGACATGGATGCGGTCCAGAAGCAGGCCGAAGAGGTCAAGCCGAAGTTGATCGTTGCCGGCGGCTCGGCCTATTCGCGCGCCTGGGACTTCAAGCGCTTCCGCGAGATCGCCGACAGCGTCGGCGCTTACCTGCTGGTGGATATGGCGCACTTCGCGGGCCTCGTTGCCGGCGGCGTGCACGCCTCGCCCGTGCCGTATGCGCATGTCACCACCACGACGACGCACAAATCGCTGCGCGGTCCGCGCGGCGGCCTGATGCTGTGGAATGACGAGACGCTGACCAAGAAGCTCAACTCGGCGATCTTCCCGGGACTGCAGGGCGGCCCGCTGATGCATGTGATCGCGGCGAAGGCGGTCGCCTTCGGCGAGGCGCTGCGTCCGGACTTCAAGGTCTATGCGAAGAACGTCGTCGAGAACGCCAAGGCGCTGGCCGAAGCGATGAAGAGCCACGGCTTCGACATCGTCTCCGGCGGCACCGACAACCATCTGATGCTGGTCGACCTCCGGCCGAAGGGCCTGAAGGGCAACGCCTCGGAAAAGGCGCTGGTTCGCGCCGCCATCACCTGCAACAAGAACGGCATTCCCTTCGATCCGGAGTCGCCGTTTGTCACCTCCGGTATTCGTCTGGGTACGCCGGCGGCCACCACCCGCGGCTTTGGCGTCGCCGAATTCCAGCAGGTTGGCGGCATGATCGCCGAAGTCCTCAACGCGATCGCTCAGTCCTCCGACGGCAAGGCGCCGCTGGTGGAAGCTGCGATCAAGGAACGGGTCAAGGCGCTCACCGACCGGTTCCCGATCTATCAGTAA
- a CDS encoding MFS transporter yields MSNSPRLPDTFSRLAWSNLAAQSAEQIALAAAPIVAVLTLGVAEGQTGVLQTALTLPFVLFAIPAGLLADRISRRALMAGAEALRAAALAAIVLLLALSALNLPLLALLGFTAVCGTVVYSVAAPALVPSLVNADLLPAANARIELARTIAFASGPALGGALVGWWGASLAFGFAAALSAIAVVLLSGIYEPARAPMPRRHPFQEIREGAAFVFHHPLLRPVFITQFIFNTGWFLQIAVFVPYAVRHLGLTAAGVGTVLTMYGVGMVIGALLATRVMQRIAFGMVVGLGPVTGFVASVVMALTVLVPSPWLAGLSFFLLGAGPILWVISTTTLRQSVTPPRLLGRVSAINIMSYGARPLGSALGAIVGGLWSAEACLYLAAAVFGAQALVILLSPAVALDRQPDMVGDEVAVGC; encoded by the coding sequence ATGTCAAATTCGCCGCGCCTCCCGGACACCTTCAGCCGCCTCGCCTGGTCCAATCTCGCAGCGCAATCCGCCGAGCAGATCGCGCTGGCCGCCGCCCCGATCGTCGCCGTGCTGACGCTCGGGGTCGCCGAGGGCCAGACCGGCGTGCTGCAGACCGCGCTGACCCTGCCCTTCGTGCTGTTCGCCATTCCGGCCGGCCTGCTCGCCGACCGCATCTCCCGCCGCGCGCTGATGGCGGGCGCCGAGGCGCTGCGGGCCGCAGCCCTTGCGGCCATCGTGCTCCTCCTCGCGCTGAGCGCGCTCAATCTGCCGCTGCTGGCATTGCTCGGCTTCACGGCGGTGTGCGGCACCGTCGTCTACAGCGTTGCCGCGCCGGCCCTGGTGCCCTCGCTGGTCAACGCGGACCTGTTGCCGGCAGCGAATGCGCGGATCGAGCTTGCGCGCACCATCGCCTTTGCGAGCGGGCCCGCACTCGGCGGCGCATTGGTCGGCTGGTGGGGGGCAAGTCTCGCCTTCGGCTTTGCCGCGGCGCTCTCGGCCATCGCCGTGGTGCTGCTCTCAGGCATCTATGAGCCCGCGCGCGCGCCGATGCCACGGCGCCATCCGTTCCAGGAGATCCGCGAGGGCGCGGCCTTCGTGTTCCACCATCCGCTGCTGCGGCCGGTGTTCATCACCCAGTTCATCTTCAACACCGGCTGGTTCCTGCAGATCGCCGTGTTCGTGCCCTATGCCGTGCGCCATCTCGGCCTGACCGCCGCCGGCGTCGGCACGGTGCTGACGATGTACGGCGTCGGCATGGTGATCGGCGCGCTCCTTGCCACGCGCGTGATGCAGCGCATCGCCTTCGGCATGGTCGTCGGCCTCGGCCCGGTCACGGGCTTCGTCGCCTCGGTCGTGATGGCGCTGACGGTGCTGGTCCCCTCGCCCTGGCTAGCAGGCTTGAGCTTCTTCCTGCTCGGCGCCGGGCCGATCCTGTGGGTGATCTCGACCACGACGCTGCGCCAGTCGGTGACGCCGCCGCGCCTGCTCGGCCGCGTCTCCGCCATCAACATCATGAGCTACGGCGCCCGCCCGCTCGGCTCAGCCCTCGGCGCAATCGTCGGCGGCCTCTGGAGCGCGGAAGCGTGCCTCTATCTCGCAGCAGCCGTGTTCGGCGCGCAGGCGCTGGTGATCCTGCTGTCGCCGGCCGTCGCGCTGGATCGGCAGCCGGACATGGTGGGAGATGAGGTGGCGGTGGGGTGTTAG
- a CDS encoding adenylate/guanylate cyclase domain-containing protein — translation MQLTSRLALMNWLTGQGLTGLPENELLRGFCERCRAEGLELSRALVVIDTLHPIYEGRGFRWSDRASNESEMFEYGSTAEGDAAKSWRRSVFFHMLEHGHDEMVIDLADAPSMDFSQIGELAEKGHKHYLAFVHRFGENGALGLMDCLYSCWTTRRDSGFSEAELESLRDLVPVLGLAIKSGQQVDIARTLGRVYLGRGASEQVLGGRISRGVTERINAVLWYSDLRGSTGISESIGPDEIIPFLNDYAQAVIDAIHDAGGDVLKLIGDGVLAMFTGEDMAAARRAALRAEHLFRQNVAALNARRAADGRPTTSAYIGLHVGEVFYGNIGSEDRLDFTVVGPTVNEVSRIASMSRSVDRELLASAEFYKGLDAAGRRYLVSTGRYALRGIGRAQDLYTLDPDVDASEPVTGSYERYLAG, via the coding sequence ATGCAATTGACCTCGCGCCTCGCGCTGATGAACTGGCTGACCGGCCAGGGGCTCACGGGCCTGCCTGAAAACGAACTGCTCCGCGGCTTCTGCGAGCGCTGTCGCGCCGAGGGCCTGGAACTCTCGCGCGCGCTGGTCGTCATCGACACGCTGCATCCGATCTATGAGGGGCGCGGCTTCCGCTGGAGCGACCGCGCCAGCAACGAGAGCGAAATGTTCGAATACGGCTCGACCGCCGAGGGCGACGCCGCCAAGAGCTGGCGCCGCTCGGTGTTCTTCCACATGCTCGAGCATGGCCACGACGAAATGGTGATCGATCTCGCCGACGCACCGTCGATGGATTTCTCGCAGATCGGCGAGCTCGCCGAGAAGGGCCACAAGCACTATCTCGCCTTCGTGCATCGCTTCGGTGAGAACGGCGCGCTCGGCCTGATGGACTGCCTGTATTCCTGCTGGACTACACGCCGCGACAGCGGCTTCAGCGAAGCCGAGCTGGAGTCCCTGCGCGATCTCGTGCCGGTGCTGGGGCTTGCGATCAAGTCGGGGCAGCAGGTTGACATTGCGCGGACGCTGGGACGCGTCTATCTCGGCCGCGGTGCTTCCGAGCAGGTGCTGGGTGGCCGCATCTCGCGCGGCGTCACCGAGCGCATCAACGCCGTGCTGTGGTATTCGGATTTGCGCGGCTCGACCGGGATCAGCGAGAGCATCGGTCCCGACGAGATCATTCCCTTCCTCAACGACTATGCGCAGGCGGTGATCGACGCGATCCACGACGCCGGCGGGGACGTTTTGAAGCTGATCGGCGACGGCGTGCTCGCGATGTTCACCGGCGAGGACATGGCGGCCGCGCGCCGCGCCGCGCTCCGTGCCGAGCATCTGTTCCGCCAGAACGTCGCGGCGCTGAACGCGCGCCGGGCGGCCGACGGCCGTCCCACCACGTCCGCCTATATTGGCCTGCATGTCGGCGAGGTCTTCTACGGCAATATCGGCAGCGAGGACCGGCTCGATTTCACCGTGGTGGGCCCGACGGTGAACGAGGTCAGCCGCATCGCCTCGATGAGCCGCTCAGTCGATCGCGAGCTGCTCGCGTCGGCGGAGTTCTACAAGGGCCTGGATGCCGCCGGCCGCCGCTATCTCGTCTCCACCGGCCGCTACGCGCTGCGCGGCATCGGCCGCGCACAGGACCTCTACACGCTCGATCCCGATGTCGACGCCAGCGAGCCGGTGACGGGGAGTTACGAGCGGTACCTGGCGGGCTAG
- a CDS encoding MarR family winged helix-turn-helix transcriptional regulator: protein MMKAVATAADTAERVSGQQGSVQSLYLEALTLVERLHRRLLDVIKDEFDRRGRADINSVQALLLYNIGDKELTAGELRTRGYYLGSNVSYNLKKLVELGFLDHQRSRVDRRSVRIRLTPQGQEVRRIVDALYQKHVKTVEQVGGISGEEFSTLNKSLHRLERFWTDQILYRL from the coding sequence ATGATGAAAGCCGTCGCAACTGCGGCAGATACCGCAGAGCGCGTCTCCGGCCAGCAGGGTTCGGTGCAGTCGCTCTATCTGGAAGCTTTGACTCTGGTGGAGCGGCTGCATCGCCGGCTCCTCGACGTCATCAAGGACGAGTTCGATCGTCGCGGTCGCGCCGACATCAACTCGGTACAGGCACTGCTGCTCTACAACATCGGCGACAAGGAGCTGACTGCCGGCGAGCTGCGCACCCGCGGCTACTATCTCGGCTCCAACGTCTCCTACAATCTGAAGAAGCTCGTCGAGCTCGGCTTCCTCGACCATCAGCGCTCGCGCGTTGATCGCCGCTCGGTGCGCATCCGCCTGACCCCGCAGGGCCAGGAAGTCCGCCGCATCGTCGACGCGCTCTACCAGAAGCACGTCAAGACGGTCGAGCAGGTCGGTGGCATCTCGGGCGAGGAGTTCTCCACGCTCAACAAGTCGCTGCACCGTCTCGAGCGGTTCTGGACCGACCAGATCCTGTACCGCCTCTGA
- a CDS encoding arginyltransferase: protein MTQHSRDTPQFYLTAPSPCPYLPGRHERKVFTHLVGDRAGDLNDLLTHGGFRRSQSIAYRPACDQCRACVSVRVIANEFRPSRNFRKVMARNADIIGEQRSAVPTSEQYSVFRAYLDARHRHGGMADMTVLDYAMMVEDSHVETRIIEYRKRGPDSGITGRGEELIAVALTDVLSDGLSMVYSFFEPSQVSRSMGTFMILDHIARARRQGLPYVYLGYWIEGSKKMDYKARFLPQQRLAPSGWLRIDAQGDTASEPQD from the coding sequence TTGACCCAGCACTCGCGCGACACCCCCCAGTTTTACCTCACGGCGCCCTCGCCCTGCCCGTATCTGCCGGGCCGGCATGAGCGCAAGGTGTTTACGCACCTCGTGGGTGACCGCGCCGGCGACCTCAACGACCTCCTGACCCATGGCGGGTTCCGCCGGAGCCAGTCGATCGCCTATCGGCCGGCCTGCGACCAGTGCCGCGCCTGCGTCTCGGTCCGGGTCATTGCCAACGAGTTCCGCCCCTCGCGCAACTTCCGCAAGGTGATGGCGCGCAACGCCGACATCATCGGCGAGCAGCGCAGTGCGGTGCCGACCTCCGAGCAATATTCGGTGTTCCGCGCCTATCTCGACGCCCGCCACCGCCATGGCGGCATGGCGGACATGACCGTGCTCGACTACGCCATGATGGTCGAGGACAGCCATGTCGAGACCCGCATCATCGAGTACCGCAAGCGTGGCCCCGACAGCGGCATCACCGGGCGCGGCGAGGAGCTGATCGCGGTAGCGCTCACGGACGTCCTCAGCGACGGCCTGTCGATGGTCTATTCCTTCTTCGAGCCGAGCCAGGTCAGCCGCTCGATGGGCACCTTCATGATCCTCGACCACATCGCCCGCGCGCGACGCCAAGGCCTGCCCTACGTCTATCTCGGTTACTGGATCGAGGGCTCCAAGAAGATGGACTACAAGGCCCGCTTCCTGCCGCAGCAGCGCCTCGCCCCGTCAGGCTGGCTGCGGATCGACGCACAGGGCGATACGGCGTCCGAGCCGCAGGATTAA
- the nrdR gene encoding transcriptional regulator NrdR, which produces MRCPNCNSLDTQVKDSRPTEDSSVIRRRRVCVACNFRFTTFERVQLRELTVIKRNGRRVPFDRDKLMRSVQISLRKRQVEPERVEKMVSTIVRELETGGEAEISSEVIGETVMEHLRTLDDVAYVRFASVYRNFREAKDFADVLGELSGEEEARLAAIRK; this is translated from the coding sequence ATGCGCTGCCCGAACTGCAACAGTCTCGATACGCAGGTAAAGGACTCGCGTCCGACCGAGGACTCGTCCGTGATCCGCAGGCGGCGCGTGTGCGTCGCCTGCAATTTCCGCTTCACCACCTTCGAGCGCGTGCAGCTGCGCGAGCTCACTGTGATCAAGCGCAACGGCCGCCGCGTGCCGTTCGACCGCGACAAGCTGATGCGCTCGGTGCAGATCAGCTTACGCAAGCGGCAGGTCGAGCCGGAGCGGGTGGAGAAGATGGTCTCCACCATCGTGCGGGAGCTCGAGACCGGGGGCGAGGCCGAGATCTCCTCGGAGGTGATCGGTGAGACCGTGATGGAGCACCTGCGCACGCTCGACGACGTCGCCTACGTGCGCTTCGCCTCGGTCTACCGCAATTTCCGCGAGGCCAAGGATTTCGCCGACGTGCTCGGCGAGCTCTCCGGTGAGGAGGAAGCGCGGCTCGCCGCGATCCGCAAATGA
- a CDS encoding Nramp family divalent metal transporter, whose amino-acid sequence MDARSPDLTTDTAGWRTDAPATKSLAEVNATVAIPVAAQWWRRLLAFVGPGYLVSVGYMDPGNWATDLAGGSKFGYTLLSVILLSNLMAILLQSLAARLGIVTDRDLAQACRATYSPAVNFLLWLACEAAIIACDLAEVIGTAIALKLLFGIPLIGGALLAALDAFLLLILMNRGFRFLEAFVIALLAVIAACFVVQIAAAAPPVAEVLRGFVPKSEIFTNPEMLYIAIGIIGATVMPHNLYLHSSIVQTRAYERNDEGRREAIKWATTDSTIALMLALFINAAILVVAAATFHKSGHSDVAEIGQAFELLSPLLGLGIASTLFAVALLASGLNSTVTATLAGQIVMEGFLDLRLPSWARRLLTRGIAIIPVIIVTAIYGERGTADLLVFSQVVLSMQLPFAVIPLVRFVSDRRKMGQFAIPVSVAAIAWIVAGVIVVLNVKLLADTLFG is encoded by the coding sequence ATGGATGCCCGATCGCCTGATTTAACCACCGATACCGCCGGCTGGCGCACTGACGCGCCAGCCACCAAGAGCCTCGCCGAAGTGAACGCCACGGTCGCCATTCCGGTCGCGGCCCAGTGGTGGCGGCGGCTGCTCGCCTTCGTCGGTCCGGGCTACCTCGTCTCGGTCGGCTACATGGACCCCGGCAACTGGGCGACCGACCTCGCCGGCGGATCGAAGTTCGGCTACACGCTGCTCTCCGTCATCCTGCTCTCGAACCTGATGGCGATCCTGCTGCAGTCGCTGGCGGCGCGGCTCGGCATCGTCACCGACCGCGATCTCGCGCAGGCCTGCCGGGCCACCTATTCGCCGGCGGTGAACTTCCTGCTCTGGCTCGCCTGCGAGGCTGCGATCATCGCCTGCGACCTCGCCGAGGTGATCGGCACGGCGATCGCGCTGAAGCTGCTGTTCGGCATTCCCCTGATCGGCGGTGCATTGCTCGCAGCGCTCGATGCGTTCCTGCTTCTCATCCTGATGAACCGCGGCTTCCGGTTCCTCGAGGCCTTCGTCATCGCGCTGCTGGCGGTGATCGCGGCGTGCTTCGTGGTCCAGATCGCGGCGGCGGCTCCGCCGGTCGCGGAGGTCCTGCGCGGCTTCGTGCCGAAGAGCGAGATCTTCACCAATCCGGAGATGCTCTACATCGCGATCGGCATCATCGGTGCCACCGTGATGCCGCATAATCTCTACCTGCACTCCTCGATCGTGCAGACGCGTGCCTATGAGCGCAACGACGAGGGCCGCCGCGAGGCGATCAAATGGGCGACGACGGACTCCACCATCGCCCTGATGCTGGCGCTGTTCATCAACGCCGCGATCCTCGTCGTGGCCGCCGCGACCTTCCACAAGAGCGGCCATTCCGACGTCGCCGAGATCGGGCAGGCGTTCGAGCTGCTGTCGCCGCTGCTCGGCCTCGGCATCGCCTCGACGCTGTTCGCGGTGGCGCTGCTCGCCTCGGGCCTGAACTCGACGGTGACCGCGACGCTCGCCGGCCAGATCGTGATGGAAGGCTTTCTCGACCTGCGCCTGCCCAGCTGGGCGCGCCGCCTCTTGACGCGGGGCATCGCGATCATTCCGGTGATCATCGTCACCGCGATCTATGGCGAGCGCGGCACGGCGGATCTCCTGGTGTTCAGCCAGGTCGTGCTGTCGATGCAGCTTCCCTTCGCCGTCATCCCGCTGGTCCGCTTCGTCTCGGACCGGCGCAAGATGGGCCAGTTCGCGATACCGGTGTCCGTTGCCGCGATCGCCTGGATCGTCGCGGGCGTGATCGTGGTTCTGAACGTGAAGCTGCTGGCGGATACGCTGTTCGGGTGA